The Oceanispirochaeta sp. M1 genome contains a region encoding:
- a CDS encoding DUF1295 domain-containing protein, translating to MILFIQSNPVISSLIFSFTINMGFFAFAATLKTDKVTDLSYSLSFFILAPVLLFSAGNSYILEQLFLTISIMIWALRLGAYLLKRIITIGKDDRFDDKRNDFLKFLKFWILQTLVVWVVMLPFSLFLTARPVQTFPGSTITGLSVFLSGLIIESFSDAQKFTYRSKEGNKGHWVDTGLWRYSRHPNYFGEILVWWGLFIVVIPTLSGWGWLTVLGPVTITLFLLKVSGIPLLEIQNEKKYGENPEFASYRKNTSLLIPLPTRRRK from the coding sequence ATGATCCTGTTTATACAATCCAATCCTGTAATTTCATCACTTATATTTTCATTTACTATAAACATGGGTTTTTTTGCCTTCGCCGCTACTTTAAAAACGGACAAAGTAACAGATCTCAGTTACAGTTTAAGTTTTTTCATACTGGCACCGGTTCTACTATTTTCAGCTGGTAATAGCTATATTTTAGAACAGCTGTTCCTGACCATATCCATAATGATCTGGGCCTTAAGACTGGGTGCCTACCTTTTAAAGAGGATTATCACCATAGGCAAGGATGATCGCTTTGATGATAAAAGAAATGATTTCTTAAAATTCCTTAAGTTCTGGATACTCCAGACTCTGGTAGTTTGGGTAGTAATGCTTCCTTTCAGCCTTTTTCTGACAGCAAGACCGGTTCAAACCTTTCCTGGATCAACGATTACAGGACTCTCAGTATTTCTTTCAGGTCTTATTATTGAATCCTTTAGTGATGCACAGAAATTCACTTACAGGTCTAAAGAAGGGAATAAGGGTCACTGGGTGGATACGGGTTTATGGAGATACTCAAGACACCCCAATTATTTTGGTGAAATATTAGTCTGGTGGGGCCTGTTTATTGTAGTAATTCCCACACTTTCAGGATGGGGATGGCTGACAGTTCTTGGACCTGTAACCATTACTCTATTTTTATTAAAAGTCAGCGGGATTCCGCTTCTTGAGATACAGAATGAAAAAAAATATGGAGAGAACCCTGAATTTGCATCCTATAGAAAGAATACAAGTCTTTTAATTCCCCTCCCCACCAGGAGAAGAAAGTGA
- a CDS encoding glycerol-3-phosphate acyltransferase, translated as MIFVLKVLTAILISYLSGCVNYAIIITRVVTGKDIRTMGNLNPGTSNVMRHVGKVWGFLVAFLDALKAMIPIIIFHLIFFREYNNLNFAVLYLIGIAAVLGHCKPIFYKFKGGGGVGPMQGVSLFFVPVEYLASMLIGGIIVQIVFKKAKYKFSQWTPVMFITLTPFITLATYFFLHIPLFAHVSIGGHLPAVVIGTFVLSFMILGINMRFMKQRKSELETIQNNEEWDSDIAPR; from the coding sequence ATGATTTTTGTACTCAAGGTCCTTACGGCTATTCTTATTTCCTATCTTTCAGGGTGTGTAAATTATGCCATCATCATAACCCGGGTTGTTACCGGCAAGGATATCCGAACCATGGGTAATCTGAATCCCGGTACATCGAATGTAATGCGTCATGTCGGTAAAGTCTGGGGTTTTCTTGTTGCTTTTCTGGATGCCTTAAAGGCTATGATTCCCATTATTATCTTCCATTTAATATTTTTCAGGGAGTATAACAATTTAAACTTTGCCGTGCTCTATCTTATCGGGATTGCAGCCGTTCTGGGGCACTGTAAACCGATCTTCTACAAGTTTAAAGGCGGCGGCGGAGTAGGCCCTATGCAGGGAGTTTCTCTTTTCTTTGTTCCTGTTGAATATCTTGCATCCATGCTGATCGGCGGGATTATTGTACAGATTGTTTTTAAGAAGGCCAAATATAAGTTTTCCCAGTGGACACCTGTTATGTTTATAACACTCACTCCATTTATTACTCTGGCTACATACTTCTTTCTCCATATTCCACTCTTTGCCCATGTCTCTATTGGAGGCCACCTTCCGGCGGTTGTCATAGGGACTTTTGTCCTTTCTTTTATGATTCTGGGTATCAATATGCGTTTTATGAAACAGAGGAAATCAGAGCTGGAAACTATTCAGAATAATGAAGAGTGGGATAGTGATATAGCTCCTCGCTGA
- the plsY gene encoding glycerol-3-phosphate 1-O-acyltransferase PlsY: MIWFTLPILCYLIGSIPVSLIAGKISRGVDIREIGSGNAGATNSYRELGLITGIIVLLFDVLKALIPLLFIKLYLEKNNIPSELVQRELLMVICLSLVITGHVFPVFAKFKGGKAVASGAGGITAVIPILSPLCLIVFLLTATITRYISLASIFSAWSLSLFYTGLVLLKRQDFSLVFMIYFILIGMIITLLHRKNIRSLINGSERKISKFSKNH; this comes from the coding sequence GTGATCTGGTTTACCCTTCCTATCCTTTGTTATTTAATCGGATCTATCCCTGTGTCACTGATTGCAGGAAAGATAAGCAGGGGAGTCGATATAAGAGAGATAGGGAGTGGTAATGCGGGAGCGACAAACTCATACAGAGAGCTGGGTTTGATTACAGGTATTATTGTTTTACTATTTGATGTTCTAAAAGCTTTAATACCTCTTCTTTTTATTAAGTTATACTTGGAAAAAAACAACATACCATCAGAACTGGTTCAAAGAGAATTGTTGATGGTTATATGTCTGTCATTAGTCATCACAGGACATGTATTTCCCGTTTTTGCCAAATTCAAGGGGGGGAAGGCGGTTGCTTCAGGAGCAGGAGGGATTACTGCTGTCATCCCGATACTCTCACCCCTCTGCCTGATTGTGTTCCTGTTAACAGCAACAATAACAAGATATATATCTTTGGCATCGATCTTTTCCGCCTGGTCTCTTTCCTTATTTTATACAGGACTTGTTCTATTGAAGAGACAGGATTTCTCCCTTGTTTTCATGATTTACTTCATTCTTATTGGGATGATCATCACCTTACTTCATAGAAAAAATATCAGATCTCTTATTAATGGATCTGAGAGGAAAATTTCCAAATTCTCTAAGAATCACTAA